CTCGATCCGCACCTCGACGCGATCGAGCTCGGCCTTGAGCTCGAGGAGTCGTACGAGCCCCGGTCGAAGCTCGCGCGCCAGCGCGTTGGCCTCTTCGAGCGTGAAAATCTGGATGTCCGCCGGCATGACTTCAGTGACCTCCGCAGGCGCAGCCACCGCCGCGATGCGCGGTGGCGTTGGGGCTCTCGATCGTGAAGCCGGCGCCCTGGGGCTTTTCGATGTAGTCGATGCTCGCGCCCTCGAGCAGCGGCGCACTGTCGGCGTCGACGAACAGCTTCACGCCGCCGAATTCGCCGCTCCAGTCTCCGGGCGCCGACTCGGTCGCCAGCGACATGCCGTACGAGGGCCCCGAGCAGCATCCCGCCATGGCGTGAACACGAAGGCCAACCACGGGCTCACCCTGCGCGGCAAGGATTTCGCCCAACTTGCGGCTCGCGACATCGGAAACGGTCAGCACGGTTTCGCTCCCTGAACTCGAGTGAGGACAACCCTGATCATGCGGCCGGAGATTCCA
This Candidatus Sulfotelmatobacter sp. DNA region includes the following protein-coding sequences:
- a CDS encoding iron-sulfur cluster assembly accessory protein; protein product: WNLRPHDQGCPHSSSGSETVLTVSDVASRKLGEILAAQGEPVVGLRVHAMAGCCSGPSYGMSLATESAPGDWSGEFGGVKLFVDADSAPLLEGASIDYIEKPQGAGFTIESPNATAHRGGGCACGGH